GCGAAGCCGGGCAAGCGCAAATTCATCATGATCGGTGCGCTCGGACTGCTCGCGCTGGCCGCGATCGGCTACGGCGTCTACTTCGTCTTGGTCGGGCGCTTCTATGTCTCGACCGACGATGCCTACGTTCGCGCCAACAACACCACGCTCGGCGCTCGCGTTGCGGGCCATGTCGCGGCAATCCTGCCTCGCGACAATACGATCGTTCGCGCCGGCGACGTGATTTTCAGGATCGATGACGGCGACTATCGGATCGCAGTGGATGCCGCGCGGAGCAAGATCGCGACCCAGCAGGCCACCATCGATCGCATCGGCCGTCAGGTCACGGCGCTCGAAAGCGCGGTCGAGCAGGCGAAGGCGCAACTTGCCTCCTCGGAAGCGGCGCTCAAGCGCGCCGGTCTCGATTACGATCGCCAGCAGGCACTGAGCACCAAGGGCTTTGCCTCACGCGCCACCTTCGAAAGTTCCGAAGCCGGACGCGATCAGGGCGCTGCCGCCGTGAAGTCGGCGCAGGCTGCTTACGACGCCGCGCGCGACAATGTCGAGGTGACGAAGGCGCAGCAGGCCGAGGCCCGCGCGCAGCTTGCGGAATTGCAGACCCAGCTTGCCAAGGCCGAGCGCGATCTCGCCTTCACCTCGGTGCGCGCGCCGGTCGACGGCACCTTCTCCAACCGCCTCGTCAATACCGGCGACTTCATCCAGGCCGGGCAGCGGCTCGCCAATGTGGTGCCGCTCAACGACGTCTTCATCGACGCCAACTACAAGGAAACCCAGCTCAAGCGGATCCGTCCCGGCCAGCCCGTGAACATCTCGGTCGATGCCTATGGCCATCGCAAGTTCGCCGGAATCGTCGACAGCATTTCGCCGGCGGCGGGATCGGTGTTCACGCTGCTGCCGCCGGACAACGCGACCGGCAATTTCACCAAGATCGTGCAGCGGCTGCCGGTTCGCATTCGCGTGCCGAAGGACGTCGCCGAGCAGAACCTGCTGCGCGCCGGCATGTCGGTCTATGTGACCGTCGATACCCGTCAGGGCGCGGCCGACGCCGACAGCGAGGCCGACCTCGATGCGCCCGGGACGGTTCAGCCGAAGTGATTTTCCTTAAAGCCCCGGGCCAAAGCCCGGCGCCTGTTCCGAGCTGATCATGGCCGACGCCACCGCCGCATCGCCTTCCATGATGAACGCCGCGGCCGACCACATCCCGCCGCGCCGGCTGTTCACGTT
This portion of the Bradyrhizobium sp. AZCC 2262 genome encodes:
- a CDS encoding HlyD family secretion protein; this encodes MAATRDQAARIVRADPEGTEDEATREASSQLADQLRHVADETRRRPVEPPATSADAAAAKPGKRKFIMIGALGLLALAAIGYGVYFVLVGRFYVSTDDAYVRANNTTLGARVAGHVAAILPRDNTIVRAGDVIFRIDDGDYRIAVDAARSKIATQQATIDRIGRQVTALESAVEQAKAQLASSEAALKRAGLDYDRQQALSTKGFASRATFESSEAGRDQGAAAVKSAQAAYDAARDNVEVTKAQQAEARAQLAELQTQLAKAERDLAFTSVRAPVDGTFSNRLVNTGDFIQAGQRLANVVPLNDVFIDANYKETQLKRIRPGQPVNISVDAYGHRKFAGIVDSISPAAGSVFTLLPPDNATGNFTKIVQRLPVRIRVPKDVAEQNLLRAGMSVYVTVDTRQGAADADSEADLDAPGTVQPK